In the Acidobacteriota bacterium genome, one interval contains:
- a CDS encoding ATP-binding protein has protein sequence MAEEPLRPLILGEYASLMMYRDVVERYSLRNEALVRELLRHAFRNTTSLLNVSKLHRDFTSRGLSVSKNTLFEYIDCLEDSFLIFLLPRREASLRKQAGKSCLAQPDPDTPEMNHG, from the coding sequence TTGGCCGAAGAGCCGCTGCGGCCACTGATCCTGGGCGAGTACGCCTCCCTGATGATGTACCGGGATGTCGTGGAGCGTTATTCGCTGCGCAACGAGGCCCTGGTCCGCGAGTTGTTGCGGCACGCCTTCCGCAACACGACCTCCCTGCTCAACGTGAGCAAGCTGCACCGCGACTTCACCTCCCGGGGGTTGTCCGTCTCGAAGAACACGTTGTTCGAGTACATCGACTGCCTCGAGGACTCCTTCCTGATCTTCCTCCTGCCACGCCGGGAAGCCTCCCTCCGCAAGCAGGCCGGCAAATCGTGCCTGGCACAGCCCGACCCGGATACACCGGAAATGAACCACGGATGA
- a CDS encoding ATP-binding protein, with the protein MFSFQTSFISRCPCRCGKPGPDFSRINNSEKNTSRRRNTPGWERWVRRVVDTEDVEVFVTGSSSRLLTRDLASALRGRSITPEIFPLGFRERLSSLGIEAVPFSADSKSRIRHELEKTCSGEGSRKSSWPKSRCGH; encoded by the coding sequence TTGTTTTCATTTCAAACCTCCTTTATCAGTCGCTGCCCTTGTAGATGCGGGAAACCGGGACCCGATTTTTCACGGATCAACAATTCTGAAAAAAATACCTCCCGGAGAAGAAACACGCCCGGATGGGAACGATGGGTCCGCCGGGTCGTCGACACGGAGGACGTCGAGGTCTTCGTCACCGGCTCGTCGTCGCGCCTGCTGACCCGCGACCTGGCCTCGGCCCTGCGGGGCCGGAGCATCACCCCGGAAATCTTCCCCCTCGGTTTCCGGGAGCGCCTGTCCTCCCTCGGCATCGAAGCGGTGCCCTTCAGCGCCGACAGCAAGAGCCGGATCCGCCACGAACTGGAGAAGACCTGCTCTGGGGAGGGTTCCCGGAAGTCGTCTTGGCCGAAGAGCCGCTGCGGCCACTGA
- the dnaK gene encoding molecular chaperone DnaK, whose product MKVIGIDLGTTNSCVAVVEGGTPQIIPNNLGGRTTPSIVAFTEKNERLVGQIAKRQSVTNAANTIFAVKRLIGRKFDSPEVSHAREHLPYQLVPSANGDIRVKIAEKNYSPQEISAMILQYLKTCAEEFLGSSDLETIITVPAYFDDSQRQATKDAGEIAGLKVKRIINEPTAASLAYGLGKGKNEKIAVYDLGGGTFDISILEINEGVFEVLSTCGDSFLGGEDFDQKITDWIIREFMNDTGIDLRNDILALQRLKEAAEKAKCELSTVTETSLSLPFIAADETGPKHFDRVLTRSQLEEMVRDLVERTLEPCEKSLYDARLNINDIDKVILVGGQTRMPRIRAIVSEFFKKPPSTEINPDEVVAVGAALQGGVLKGDVKDIVLLDVIPLSLGVETHGGLFNKIIERNSTIPLKKTVAFTTVAECQTTVEINVLQGERDLAEFNRSLAKFELVGIAPAPRGIPQIDVTFEVDSNGILHVSAKDQKSGKVQEVRVTPSSGLSQDEILRMKEEAKIFSQKDQERKERRLAMNRLDGLLKNVQKTFTEYGYLLTPDKATEVKNVLTDAQKVLAAIDPEIPSIEKAQAALDRSAMEITKAMLADPTAASSLGGGGADKDSQSQMEDILRGSIDVS is encoded by the coding sequence ATGAAAGTCATCGGCATCGATCTCGGGACGACGAACTCGTGCGTGGCCGTGGTGGAAGGCGGCACCCCACAGATCATCCCCAACAACCTCGGGGGGCGCACCACGCCGTCCATCGTCGCCTTCACGGAGAAAAACGAGCGCCTGGTGGGGCAGATCGCCAAGCGGCAGTCCGTCACCAACGCCGCGAACACCATCTTTGCCGTGAAACGGCTCATCGGCCGGAAGTTCGACTCGCCGGAGGTCTCCCACGCCCGGGAGCACCTCCCCTACCAGCTGGTCCCGTCCGCCAACGGGGACATCCGGGTGAAGATCGCGGAGAAGAACTACTCCCCCCAGGAGATCTCCGCCATGATCCTCCAGTACCTCAAGACGTGCGCGGAGGAGTTCCTGGGCTCCTCCGACCTCGAGACCATCATCACGGTGCCCGCTTACTTCGACGACTCCCAGCGCCAGGCCACCAAGGACGCGGGGGAGATCGCCGGGCTCAAGGTCAAGCGCATCATCAACGAGCCCACGGCGGCCTCCCTGGCTTACGGCCTCGGCAAGGGGAAGAACGAGAAGATCGCCGTCTACGACCTCGGCGGGGGCACGTTCGACATCTCCATCCTCGAGATCAACGAGGGCGTCTTCGAGGTGCTCTCCACCTGCGGCGACAGCTTCCTGGGCGGGGAGGACTTCGACCAGAAGATCACCGACTGGATCATCCGGGAGTTCATGAACGACACGGGGATCGACCTGCGCAACGACATCCTGGCCCTCCAGCGGCTCAAGGAAGCCGCCGAGAAGGCGAAGTGCGAGCTGTCCACCGTGACCGAGACCAGCCTCTCGCTGCCCTTCATCGCCGCCGACGAGACCGGGCCCAAGCACTTCGACCGGGTCCTCACCCGGAGCCAGCTCGAGGAGATGGTCCGGGACCTCGTGGAGCGGACGCTGGAACCCTGCGAGAAGTCGCTTTACGACGCCCGGCTGAACATCAACGACATCGACAAGGTCATCCTGGTGGGCGGGCAGACCCGCATGCCCCGCATCCGGGCCATCGTCAGCGAATTCTTCAAGAAGCCCCCCTCCACCGAGATCAACCCGGACGAGGTCGTGGCCGTCGGCGCCGCACTCCAGGGCGGCGTGCTCAAGGGGGACGTCAAGGACATCGTCCTCCTGGACGTCATCCCGCTCTCCCTGGGCGTCGAGACCCACGGCGGGCTCTTCAACAAGATCATCGAGCGCAACTCCACCATCCCGCTCAAGAAGACCGTGGCCTTCACCACCGTGGCGGAGTGCCAGACCACCGTCGAGATCAACGTCCTCCAGGGCGAGCGCGACCTGGCCGAGTTCAACCGCTCCCTGGCCAAGTTCGAACTGGTGGGCATCGCCCCCGCCCCCCGCGGGATCCCGCAGATCGACGTGACCTTCGAGGTGGACTCCAACGGCATCCTGCACGTGTCGGCCAAGGACCAGAAGTCGGGGAAGGTCCAGGAAGTGCGGGTCACCCCGTCGTCGGGCCTGAGCCAGGACGAGATCCTCCGCATGAAGGAGGAGGCCAAGATCTTCTCCCAGAAGGACCAGGAGCGCAAGGAGCGCCGGCTGGCCATGAACCGGCTGGACGGGCTGCTGAAAAACGTCCAGAAGACCTTCACGGAGTACGGCTACCTGCTGACCCCGGACAAGGCCACGGAGGTCAAGAACGTGCTCACGGACGCCCAGAAGGTCCTTGCCGCCATCGACCCGGAGATCCCCTCCATCGAGAAGGCCCAGGCGGCCCTGGACCGCTCCGCCATGGAGATCACCAAGGCCATGCTCGCCGACCCCACCGCGGCCTCGTCCCTCGGCGGCGGCGGCGCCGACAAGGACTCCCAGTCCCAGATGGAGGACATCCTCCGCGGCTCCATCGACGTGTCTTAA